One genomic window of Magnolia sinica isolate HGM2019 chromosome 3, MsV1, whole genome shotgun sequence includes the following:
- the LOC131239479 gene encoding probable small nuclear ribonucleoprotein G, with translation MSRSGQPPDLKKYMDKKLQIKLNANRVVVGTLRGFDQFMNLVIDNTIELNGNEKNDIGMVVIRGNSVVMIEALEPVSKTQ, from the exons ATGAGCAGGTCAGGCCAGCCTCCGGATCTCAAGAA ATACATGGACAAGAAGCTTCAAA TTAAGCTGAATGCGAACAGGGTTGTGGTTGGCACCCTTCGTGGATTTGACCAGTTTATGAATCTGGTGATCGACAACACCATTGAACTCAATGGCAATGAGAAAAATGACATAGGAATGGTG GTTATCAGGGGAAACAGCGTAGTCATGATTGAAGCTCTTGAACCAGTTAGCAAAACGCAGTAA